One part of the Vitis riparia cultivar Riparia Gloire de Montpellier isolate 1030 chromosome 8, EGFV_Vit.rip_1.0, whole genome shotgun sequence genome encodes these proteins:
- the LOC117919821 gene encoding secoisolariciresinol dehydrogenase-like, with protein sequence MSAAIPLTQRLAGKVALITGGASGIGASTAKLFVKHGAKVIVADVQDQLGLSVCKEIGPEETVFYVHCDVTCDSDVQNAVDTAISKYGKLDIMFSNAGISGEMESGILLVDNTNFKRVFDVNVYGAFLAAKHAARVMIPAKTGCIIFTSSAVSVVSVGATHAYVASKHAVVGLANNLCVELGQYGIRVNCISPFGVATPILRKGLGIMEKRKVEELVCSAANLKGVVLEAEDIAEAALYLGSDDSKYVSGINLVVDGGYSSTNPSFGMVLKSHSSSTHPSQN encoded by the exons ATGAGTGCTGCCATTCCCCTCACCCAGAG GTTAGCCGGTAAGGTGGCATTAATAACTGGTGGAGCCAGTGGCATAGGCGCCTCCACTGCCAAGTTATTTGTGAAACACGGGGCCAAGGTCATAGTCGCAGATGTCCAAGACCAACTTGGGCTCTCCGTTTGCAAAGAAATTGGTCCAGAAGAAACTGTTTTCTATGTCCACTGCGATGTAACATGCGACTCCGACGTCCAAAACGCCGTCGACACTGCCATATCCAAATATGGGAAGCTCGACATCATGTTCAGCAACGCCGGCATCTCAGGCGAAATGGAGTCAGGAATCTTACTCGTCGATAATACAAACTTTAAACGGGTTTTCGATGTGAATGTGTATGGGGCCTTCTTGGCCGCTAAGCATGCCGCTAGAGTTATGATTCCGGCTAAGACAGGATGTATTATATTTACTTCAAGTGCAGTTTCGGTTGTTTCAGTGGGCGCCACACATGCATATGTGGCATCGAAGCATGCTGTGGTGGGACTTGCCAACAACTTATGTGTGGAGTTGGGACAATATGGGATAAGAGTTAATTGCATATCTCCGTTCGGAGTGGCAACGCCTATATTAAGGAAAGGATTAGGAATAATGGAGAAGAGGAAGGTTGAAGAGTTGGTTTGCTCTGCGGCCAACCTAAAAGGTGTGGTGTTAGAGGCGGAAGACATCGCAGAGGCAGCCTTGTATCTGGGGAGCGATGACTCCAAGTACGTTAGCGGGATCAACTTGGTGGTGGATGGCGGTTACAGCAGTACAAATCCCTCTTTTGGAATGGTACTTAAGTCTCACTCGTCATCAACCCATCCATCCCAAAACTAA